One genomic region from Desulfatibacillum aliphaticivorans DSM 15576 encodes:
- a CDS encoding GPW/gp25 family protein, with product MNYDFLGTGLKFPLNFQSISGGAEVSTSTSREHEHIRESIIQILGTRPGERFMNPEFGSKLKDLVFEQNDEVLKGLIRHHVIDAIRRWEKRVVITDVSFDDSARNKDLNQLPVIISYRVIHTQVEGNLVYPFFRELP from the coding sequence ATGAACTACGATTTTCTCGGTACAGGGCTGAAATTCCCTCTGAACTTTCAATCCATATCCGGTGGAGCCGAAGTCTCCACATCGACCTCCCGGGAGCATGAACATATCCGGGAAAGCATCATTCAGATTCTTGGGACAAGGCCCGGTGAGCGCTTCATGAACCCGGAATTCGGTTCAAAGCTGAAAGACCTTGTGTTCGAGCAGAACGATGAAGTGCTCAAAGGTCTCATCCGCCATCATGTCATCGATGCGATCCGCCGCTGGGAAAAACGGGTGGTGATCACGGACGTGTCCTTCGATGATTCCGCCCGCAACAAAGACCTCAATCAACTGCCTGTCATCATTTCCTATCGGGTCATCCATACTCAGGTCGAAGGAAACCTCGTTTACCCGTTCTTCCGGGAACTTCCTTAG
- a CDS encoding PAAR domain-containing protein has protein sequence MSGPQARLGDVSSHGGVIITSAVRTMVNGIPVARMGDLHVCPIPGHGVTPIVTGSMTTITEGSPNARIGDITACGAVIVAGSPNTIDN, from the coding sequence TGAGCGGACCACAGGCACGTCTCGGAGATGTCAGCAGTCACGGCGGTGTGATCATCACATCGGCCGTTCGAACCATGGTGAATGGGATTCCAGTGGCCCGCATGGGTGACCTGCACGTCTGTCCCATCCCCGGACACGGCGTTACTCCCATCGTGACCGGAAGCATGACCACCATTACCGAAGGCAGTCCCAACGCCAGAATCGGCGACATTACTGCCTGCGGTGCGGTTATTGTGGCGGGCAGCCCGAACACCATAGACAATTGA